DNA from Granulicella arctica:
CAGGTGACGTAAAGCCGACACCGACAGGCCGAATCATCGTCGACTTCCTGAATAAAAAATTCCCTGCGTATGTCGATACAGGATTGAACCTCGTCGATGTTGCAGAGATTGCGCAGATGCACTTCGCCGCCTTGGAGCGAGGCACGCCGGGTGAGCGATACATTCTGGGCGGGGAGAACCTGACGCTGAAGCAGATCCTCGATCGCATGTCGTCGATCACCGGGCTGCCGTCGCCAACCATGAAGGTGCCGCACGCAGTGGCGATGGCCTTCGCCTTCTTCGAGGAGAACATCACCGGCAGACTGCTTGGCAAAGAGCCGCGGGCGACGGTTGAAGCTGTGAAGATGGGAAAGAAAACGATGTTTGCCGCCTCCTCCAAAGCTGAACGCGATCTCGGCTTCCGCGTTTTTCCCGTCTATCATGCCATGCGTTCGGCAATCGACTGGTTTGTAGCGAACGGCTATGCGCCTGATCCTCAGAAAATTGAGCATCTAACCAAAGCATGAACGGAACGATTGCGATCATCGCGGCGCTTCCGGGCGAGTTGAAGCCACTCGTGTCCCCTCCACGGGGCGAGCGATGGCAACGACTGAAGGCAGGCAAAGGAACGGTATTGTGGGAGCGGCGGCACGCCAGGGGGCGCTGGATCGCCGGCTGTTCAGGTATGGGAGGGAGCCGTGCCGTGATCGCACTCCGCGAGATGGAACGCTACGCGAAGTTCGATGCGATCTGCTCGATTGGATGGGCGGGTGCGCTGGACCCGACGATCAGTGCCGCCTCGGTCTGGCACGTCGCTCGCGTGATCGATACGCAGACAGGGGAGCGATTCTCCACGGCAGAGGCGAACGGACACACCGATACATGGCCGGTACTAGCGACGACAGACCGCGTGGCGGATGCTACCGAGAAAGCACGCCTGGCAGCGAGTTACGGTGCACGCCTTGTAGATATGGAGTCAGCGACACTGGCCCGTATCGCGCAGGGACGGGGAATACCGTTCTATTGCCTCAAGGCGGTCTCTGACGATGCAGACGCAAAGCTGCCGGACCTCAATCCCTTTATCATGACGAATGGGCAGATGCGGCTCATGCCATTTCTGGCGCATGTGGCGATGAGACCGAACTCGTGGCGGGGCTTGGTAAAGCTGGGAAAGTACAGCGCGATGTCGGCAAGGCACCTGGCAGAGGCAATCAGAATCTGGCTCGATAGCAACACTTTAGAGCCTGTAACACACGAGGAGAGAGACTGAACAGCATGGGAGAAAGAGTGCCTGAGACGATGCGCGCTGCTGTTTACCGCGGTATCAACGATGTTCGCGTAGAGACGATTCCGGTTCCAAAAATCGGCCCCGGCGAAGTGTTGATGAAGATCCACACCTGCGGCATCTGCGGAACCGACCTGAAGAAAATCCATTCCGGCTCCCACTCTGCACCCCGCGTCTTCGGGCATGAGATGTCCGGAACGATTGCAGCGATCGGCGAAGATGTCACCGGCTTCGCCATCGGTGATCGCGTAATGGCGTATCACCATATTCCCTGTGGCAACTGCTACTACTGCCGCAAGCAAACCTTCGCTCAGTGCGAGGAGTACAAAAAAGTCGGCTGCACCGCAGGCTTTGAACCCTCAGGCGGTGGCTTCGCCGAGTACATCCGCGTGATGGACTGGATCGTGCGCGGTGGTCTCGTCAAAATCCCTGATGGAATTCCGTTCGAGCAGGCAGCCTTTATCGAGCCGACGAACACCTGCTACAAGGCGATCGAGATGCTCAAGCTCCAGCCGGATGAGACGGTGCTAGTCATCGGACAAGGACCGATCGGCATTCTCCTGGCAGCTCTCGCCCGCAGGACTGGAGCCACGGTGCTCACGAGCGACCTGTACCCCGAGCGCCACGCAGTCGCGGCCAAGTTCGGGCTGGAGCATCCACTCGATGCCGCAGGCGATGTCGTTGCCGCAGCAAAGGTAGCGACTGAAGGACGCGGAGCTGATGTAGCTCTACTAGCGGTTGGAGGCAACGCACTGATCCAGATCGCGATGGCTGCGGTTCGCCCTGGCGGTCGTGTGATGCTCTTTGCCGCAACCCAGCATGGAGAGGCCCCTTTCGATCCAGCCGCTGTCTGCATGGATGAAAAGACCTTGATGGGCTCCTACAGCTCCTCACTCGCCGTCAACGACGAGGTAGCGCAGTTGATCTTCGACGGCTATGCCAACGGATTCGATCTGACACAACTCATCTCGCACCGTTTTTCGCTGGAGCAAGCAGTAGAGGCGATCGAACTAGCATCCAATCCGCAGCCAGGGTCGATGAAGATCGTCATTCAGCCAGGGCTTTAGCATCAAGCCTTGACTGAATCACTAATCCCGAAGCCCACGCTTTTTGATCTCGACGTTAAGGCGCTTAATCTTCTGGTTAAGGGTAGACAGAGGAATCTTGAAGTACTCCGCCGCCTCAGTCTGGTTCCAGTGGCAGCGCTCTAGGCGGTCGGCGATGATGCGTCGTTCAATCTCTTCCATCAGATCAAAGAGGCTCGCATCAGGCCGATGGTCAAGGATGCTCGCCGAGTAGGTGCTACCCGTAAGCTGCGAAGGCAGCAGATCGGCGGTGATAGTCTTCGAGGTCGAGAGGACGACGCCGCGCTCCATCGAGTTCTCAAGCTCGCGGACGTTTCCAGGCCACTCATAATCCATCAGGACGCGCAGCGCATCAGGGGCAAGCGTGCGCGGCTCCATGCCATTCTCTTCGGCATAGAACTTCAGAAAGTGCGCAGCCAGCAGAGGAATGTCCTCGCGACGCGCACGCAGCGGTGGAAGCTCCAGACAAATCACATTGAGACGATAGAAGAGGTCTTCGCGGAAGCGGCCATCGCGAACGGCCTGCTGAAGATTGACATTGGTCGCAGCGATGATGCGGACGTCCACCTGAATCTCAGAGGTCCCACCGAGGTGCATGAAGCGGCGGTCCTGCAACACGCGCAGGATCTTCGCCTGCATGTCCATCCCCATCGTGCCGATCTCGTCCAGGAAAAGTGTGCCTCCGTTTGCAACCTCGAACAGCCCCTTCTTGGAGCTGACCGCCGAAGTAAACGCACCCTTCACGTGGCCAAAGAGCGTTGATTCGAGCAGCTCGGAAGGCACCGCGCCGGTATTGACCGGAACAAAGGGTTTATCGCGGCGAGGCGAATGCGAATGCAGAGCCTTGGCAATCAGCTCTTTGCCCGTACCGCTCTCACCCTGAATGAGCACCGTGGAACGGCTGGGAGCAACCTGTCCGATCAGGTCGAACATACGAAGCATCGGCTCACTCTTGCCTACAATATTTTCAAAGTTATAGCGCTGCTTCAGCGTTCGTTTAAGCTGAATAACCTCTTCTTCAGCACGATGACGTGAGATGGCCACACGGATATCGGCCAGCAATTTTTCGTTATCCCACGGCTTCTGCGTGAAGTTCTCCGCCCCGGCGCGGATTGCATCAACGACATTGCCGACCGTCCCGTACGCCGTAATCATGATGACGGGGAGCTCCGGCTGGATCTCCTTGATGCGAGGGAGCAGATCGATGCCGCTCTCGCCTGGCAGCGCAAGATCAAGCAGCAGGAGATCATAATGATTCCGCGAAAGCAGATCGATGCCGGACGCGCCATCGACAGCCATTGAAATCTCAAAGCCTTCAAGCGTAAGAAGCGTATCGAGCGACTCCCGAATAGCCGCTTCGTCATCAATAATTAAAATATGTGCGCCGGTGGAGTCACGCAGCGTACGGGAGGCCGATAGCTTGGGGGCTTCAACTGGTTCAGCTTCGGTGCTCTCAAGCATGGATCGTGGACCTCGTATTTTCTACAGATGAAGCGCTTGCAGCATCGGGACGTGCCGTCTCTTCGCGCGTGGTAAGTGTGGTGGCAGAAGGAAACTCCAATCGGAAGGTTGTGCCTGCTCCAACTTCGCTCTCGACCTGAATCTTTCCGGCATGCTCTTGCATGATCCCGTAAGTGACCGCGAGACCGAGGCCGGTCCCTTTACGCTGCCCCTCTTGCGGTGTGGCCTTGGTCGTAAAGAAGGGGTCGTAGATGCGGTTCAGGTGCTCTTTTTCGATACCATTGCCGGAGTCTTGAATGATGACAAAGACAAACCCTGGGCCACTTTCCGTGGCGATCTTCAGTGTCGCATTCGGCTTCCCATGCATCGCATCCTTGGCGTTCAACATCAGGTTCAGGATGACCTGTTGCAGCTTGCCCTGATTGCCCTTGATGAACGCAAGCGCAGGATCGAAGTGCGTCTCCACATGGATCTGCGCTGTCTTGAACTGGTGCTCCAGCAAGGTCTCCGTATCGTGAAGCAACTGGTTCAAGTCGATGCTGGTGAACTCGCTTCCGCTGGTCCTTGAGAAGTTGAGCAGCCCATTGACGATCTCGGACGCACGAAACGTCTGCTGCGTAATCTTCTCAAGGATCGGCGCCAAACGCTGGTCATCTCGCATGTGCTTGGACAGCATCTGTGTATAGCTGGAGATAACGGCAAGCGGTGTATTGACCTCATGCGCCACTCCCGCAGCCAACAGACCAATCGAGGAGAGCTTCTCCGCCTGCGTAAGCTGCACCTCGAGTTGAATACGATCCGTAATGTCATCGACAAGGACAATCCGGCCGACAGCGATCAGGTCGCGCGTAACCAGCGGCGCAATGGCGATATTGGCAATGCGAAAATCGCCGCTCGGCAGCGCAAGGCGAAACTTGTAGAGCGTATGCGTACCGTCTTCATGTCGAACATTGTTGAACTGCTCGATAAACTCCGGAGGAAACACCTCCGAGAGTGGATGATGCAGGGCCTCCCGGCGAGGCTTCGCGTACATCTCCTCCATCGGAGCATTCCAGCTCTCGATGCGGTCTTCAAGATCGACAGCGAAGACACCGATGTTGATGGACTCAACGATGTTCTCGTGAAACTCCTTCAGTCGTTCGAACTCGCTGATCTTCGACTCCAGCCGCTGATACAGTTGCGCATTTTGGATAGCGATGCCGATGTATCCTGCAAGCGACTCCAGCAGCTCCATATCTTCACTGGAGAGAAAATCGCCATCATCCGTACGCCCAAGACCGATCACTGCCACCGTCCTCGTCCCGCTGCCCTCACGGTTGGCGACCCGACAGGGAAGGTAATAATTCAGGTCCAACTTGCCGGCTGTCTTGCGCTGATCCTCGGGCAGGCGCAGCACCTGTTGAGGATTCTCAAGGAAGATATGGTTGTTCGCGTCCGGCGCATCGAAGTCGAGAAAGCGCACATCCAGCGCCTGCAACTCTGCCGCTGGTAAGTTCGTCAGGCCATGAGAGGCTGCAAGATGAAAGCTTCGACTGCGTCTTTGACCATCAGCCTCCTCGGCAAGAAACACAGCTACACGCGTAACCAGCAACGTCTGAGGGAGCCGCTCGACGATGGAATCGAGCAGAGCACGCAAGTCTGTCTGTGAGTTAATACCGCGGCCGAACTCGACCAAAGTCTCGCGATAGTCGAAGCGTTTCTGATCGAAGATGCGATCGAGCCGGCCTTGAATAGCCCTCTTAACAGGATCGAAGATGAGGCAAGCGATCACGATCGCGCCAAGCAGGCCCCAAACGCCGAGATCTTTGAGACGGGTGTGCACGAGCTCAGCGCTAAAGGCGACGATGGCAAAGTAGAGGCCAACAACAGCCGCAGTCGCCAGCGTGTAGGTCACACCGCGCTTGAAGATCAGATCAACGTCCATCAACCGATAGCGGACGATAGCCCAACTGAAGGTCAGCGGAAGGAAGACCAGAGACAGTCCCGCAAACTTCGTGACCAGAGCCGGAACCGCCATGTCGAAGACAAAAGGCAGAACATAGAAGACCGTGAAGGGAACTACTGCAAGAAGCGTTCCCCGTGTCAGCCACTTAAGCTGCTGCCGCTCAAGCGGCGACTCCGCCGAGCGATATCGAAACAGGAAGACAATCGCCGCCAGCACATAGTAAAGAGCTAGATAGGCATACGCAGTCTGGTCAAGGCGATGTTTGAGAATCTCCGTCGCCGACCAGAGCTTGATCGCAGTCGCCTGGACCGCGATCAGAATCAATCCGGGAGCATAGAGAAAAACGACCAGGGCACGGCGGCGCGTGAGATTGCGACGACGATTGGCAAAGTTGTCCGAAAAACTAACCGCAAAATGGAGGAAAAGAGCTGGCTGAATCGCAGTCGCAACGATGTTCGACCAGTAAATACACCAGTCGAATGTGTCGAAGACGCCCGTATATCGGAAGGCATACAGAACGAACGAGACTAGGCAGAAGACAAAGAAATGTGTGGATTTTGGAGCAGTCCAACGCCGGAAGAGCACATAAAGCCCGATCAACAGGTAGACCAGGGCAATCAAGCGGGTAACCTGATGGTTGCTCCGGTCCGCTGGCTCAAGAATCACGTTGAAGTCCAGCTTCGGAGTAAAGAGAGTGCCTTGCGGGGTCACGATTGGTCTGACAATCGAGTAGCTCGCTCGCCCCCAGCTCCCCGTACGGAAGATCGCACGCACAAGCGGATCAAGCCGCAGTGTGGGATGGTCGTTGACCGACTCAAGAATATCCCCGGCCCGGATTCCCGCGCGGCTTCCCGGCGTATCGGCAGGCACCCGCTCAGCCCGCAGGCCGCCCTGCGCTTCAACCCACCAGATCCCGTCCGTCGGGGTGTCGATGGTGTTCTCCTGCGCAATGTTGAAACCCGCCAACAGGCACACCGCCAGGGTCGCAAGTGCGAGTCCGATAGCGAGAATACGAGTTTGGAAGGCGTTTTTCATGGTTGAGCGCAGTTGTTAATGCACATCAAGTTCCAAACCGGAAAACCAACAGAATTGCTCCGATAAATTCACATGTCATAGAACAACCTACGAATAACTGTAGGGGATTCCAAATAGCGGATGTAGCGCGAAACATGGCAAAGCAATAAACGAGACTGCACCGATTCTAGTTCTTTTCCTTTTTTCTTGACACGTAAACTTCGACGGAGACAGATTGCCCATCCGTGCTGTTGCTCAATGCTTCACGGACAAGTAATTCTTCTAGTATTGAAATTAATACTCCTGTAACATTCAAAGAGTGCTTTGAAGTCGCTCTCCGATCCATTCCTGAGATCGAGCGGCCCAAGAAATCAGGAGAGATCAGAACGTGGTGGGTAAAATCGGTGACAGTCAGGTGGACGAGATCTTCGTCCAGGTGAACGGGATGCGTGTTCATCTCCAGCGGTCGGGCGATGGTCCTCCGTTGCTGCTGCTCCACGGCCTCGTCGGCTCCGCCCGCAACTGGCAGCAGAACATCAGCTTCCTCTCGCAACACGCCACGGTATACGCAGTCGATCTCTTCAATATGGGAGAATCCGAGCGAGTCATCGGGCTTGACGCAGGGCTGGAAGCCACAGCCGACGGCCTAGCTGCTCTGTTGGACGCCCTTGATCTTCCCCATGCCGATGTTGCTGGACACTCTCACGGAGGCGCAGTAGCCATGATGCTGGCCGCACGGCACCCACAACGTGTCCGCAAACTGATCCTCTTCGCTCCGGCAAACCCCTTCTGCGACTTCGGGCACCAGCTCATCCGTTTCTATCAGACGCGCTTCGGTCGCTGGTTTGCCACGCTTATACCTATCCTGCCGCGCAGCCTCAAGGCCACCGCTCTCAGCCGGATGTACGGCGACCCCTCACGCGTGGTCGAAGGAACTCTCGATGGCTACATCAACGGCCTACAGACCCCCGGCACGATTGATCACATCCTGCGCATCCTACAGAGCTGGTTTGACGACATGGTCACGCTCCGCTCGGCCCTTGCAGAACTCGCCGAAAAGCCGACACTGCTGATCTGGGGTGACCGCGACCATACCGTAGGGCTCAACTCGGCACATCGCTTGCAGCAGATCATGATGCGCTCGAAGCTGATGGTCATTCCCGGTGTCGGACACATCCCCTTCGCAGAGATGCCGGACGAGTGCAATCGTGCCATGCGCGAGTGGCTCGTCGAGCCACGGCCCGTAGCCCGGCTGACACGCCGCCACCACGCTGCCTGAAGCTAGCTCAAACCAAACTCACTCCGCAGCCACATATCCATCTCACGACGCATAACGTCCAGCTTGGGCGCAGGCGAACCCGGCACACCCTGAAAAAAATGATCCGCACCTTCGACCCAAACCATCTGCTTGGGAGCCGGTGCCTGTTCAAGGACTGCTTCCACCGCCGCGCGTGAACCGAACGGGTCATGATCGCCACTCAGAAAGAGCTTCGGCTCAATGCACTTCGGCAGAAAACCGTAAGTGTAATCGCGCCCGTCCGCATGAACAGGCAGCCCCAGGCCAATCAGCCCCTTGACCCGTACATCACCACAGCAAGCCCGCAGACCAACATGTGAGCCGAAAGAAAACCCCGCAAACAAAATCGGGCGCTTCAAATTATGCTCAAGCCAGCTTAGAGCAGCACGGACATCGTTCTGCTCCCCATGTCCGTTGTCGAAGACGCCCTCGCTCAACCCTGTACCGCGGAAATTGAACCGAAGTACCGGCAATCCTAAGGATGAAAAAACCTTCATCGCGTTATAGACGACTTTGTTATGCATGGTCCCACCAGCCGGCGGATAAGGGTGGCACACCAGCGCCGAGTACGGCGCGTCGTCGCGACCCGTGTTGAGCACGGCCTCAAGCTTGCCGTCCGGGCCATACAGGTTGTCGATAGAGCGAATCTGCGAGGGAGTCCCATTTGGCAACGTCATCTCCTTCAGTTTACCGGCGGTCGTGCCCCGTCTGTCACGCTGTTGTGACCGAACGTCGGTTATTCTGGACTTCCATGGCTATCGACCCTCTCTCTCTTACCCGTCAGCTCGTCGACATTGAATCCACTACCTATCACGAAGGCCTGGCAGGAGCATTCCTGTATGAATTTCTCAGCGAGCAGCGTTACGCCGTCGAGCGTCAGCCCGTCCCGCAACCGCCTCCCACCACTCCCGGAGCAGGCAACGGAGAGCGCTTCAACGTCTACGCCGCACTACCCGACGTCACGCCAGACGTCGTCCTCTCGACCCACATGGACACCGTCCCACCCTTCTTCGGCTGCACCGAGGATGACGAGTTCCTCTACGGCCGCGGAACCTGCGATGCGAAGGGCATCATCGCCACCCAAATCGCCGCGGCAGATCGCCTCCGCGAGTCAGGGATCAAGGTAGGACTGCTCTTCGTCGTAGGCGAAGAGCGAGACTCCGCCGGTGCGCAAGTCGCAAACACCATGCCCAAGGGCTCTCGCTTCCTCATCAACGGAGAGCCAACGGACAACCGCCTCGCGCTCGCAACCAAAGGCGCACTCCGCGTCGAACTCCGGGCAAACGGCCGCATGGCGCACTCTGCCTACCCAGAGCTGGGCGAGTCCGCAATCGACAAGCTCCTCGAAGCCCTGCACGACGTCATGGCCCTCCCCCTGCCCATCGAGCCGGAGATCGGCCCATCCACCCTCAACGTCGGCCTCATCCAGGGCGGCCGCGCACCCAACGTCATCGCCGACAAAGCCGAAGCGCATCTGCTCATCCGCACCGTTGGCCCCTCCGAAGAGGTCAAACAAGCCATACTCAAGGCAGTAGGCGACCGCGCCGAGGTCACCTTCTCGCTCGACCTGAGCTACATACGTATGCGCAAGATCGGCAATCTACCGACAATGGTCGCGAAGTTCGCCACCGACATCCCCACCCTCACAAACTGGGGCGAGCCCTTTCTCCTAGGCCCCGGCAGCATCCACGTAGCCCACACCCCAAACGAGCGCATCGCTAAAAAAGAATTGCTAGAATGCGTCGATCTCTACATCGATCTCGCAACCAGCCTCGTAAGCTAGCTCGACCAGACGGCAAAGGGAAGAATGTCCTTATTGTCAGCCGCAAGCGTGTAATTCTCGTCAGGATTCTGCGGATTGTAACGGACCTGGATGATCGTATCCTCCTTCGCATCTCGGATAGCGCGATGCGCTTCTGAGTCGGAGAGCGGGACGCTCCGAAGGTGCCCGCCAAAGTAACCGCCATCCAGCGTGAAGTAAAACGCAGACTCGATCTGAAAGTTCTGATAGACCGATCCTGCCTCCGCGAAGGAATCTTTCGGCACGACGGTAGAGCCAAGCAGCTTCGCCGTGAGCACGGGCCACGTCTTGGCCTGCCGCAACGCAGCCTCGCGCTTGCGACGGCGAGCAGACCGTAGGAGCCAATCGAAGGCAAGAAAGCCACTCATGGCCTGAAATTGTACTGCCGTAAGTACTCTTTTGTGCATCGCCAGAGAAGAGAACGCTCCATGTACATCCAGAGGTTCTGTCCCCGTTTTTCCTCAGCCAATGCCTCCCTCGCGAAAGCCTAAAATCAAATCATGGCCGCAGAGTTCACCCACCTCCATCTTCACACCGATTATTCGCTCCTAGACGGAGCCTGCGACGTAGACAAGCTAGCCGCGCACCTCAGCCGGATTGGCCAAACAGCCGCCGCCATGACCGATCACGGCAACATCTTCGGCGCCGTGCACTTCTTTGACGCCATGCAGAAGAAGGGCATCAAGCCCATCCTCGGCTGCGAGCTCTATCTCTGCAAGAACGACGACCACCGCGCCGCCCCCGAGGGCGACAAGTACAACCACTTCCTCGTGCTGGCCGAAAACGAAGTCGGATACCGCAACCTCGTCCGTCTCACCAGCGAGGCCGCTCTGCACGGTTTCTACCGCAAGCCCCGCGTCTCCAAAGACTTTCTGTCGAAGCACACCGAAGGTCTCATCGGCTTCTCCGGCTGTCTCGCGGGCGAGGTCAACCAGCACCTGATGGCAGGGAAGTACGACGAGGCCAAGCGCAGCGCAGGCATGTTCCAGGAGATGTTCGGCAAGGGCAACTTCTTCCTTGAGCTACAAGACCACGGCCTCGAGCCCGACAAGCCAGTCTGCGACGCTCTCTTCAAGATGGAGCGCGAGCTGGGCATCCCCCTCATCGCGACCAACGACGCGCACTACGTCGAGAGCGACGACTCCCGCGCACACGAGATCCTCCTCTGCGTCCAAACCGCCGGCAGCATGAACGACCCCAAGCGCTTCAAATTCGACACGCAGGAGTTCTACATCAAGTCAGCGGAGGAGATGCTCCGCACCTTCGCGCAGACCCCCGAGGTCTGCACCCGCACTATGCAGTTCATCGACCGCTGCAACCTGAAGATGACCAAGGTCGACAACCCGTTCCCCGACTTTCCCGTTCCCGAAGGCGAAACGCTCGTGACCTACTTTGAGCACGTCTGCCGCGAAGGCCTCGAAAAGCGCCTCGGCACCGCAGTCGAACACCTCCGTTCACGCGGCCTGCTCAAGAAGACCATCCCCGACTACCACGCCCGCCTCGACCGCGAGATGGACTGCATCAAGCAGATGAAGTTTCCCGGCTATTTCATGATCGTCTGGGACTTTATCCGCTATGCCCGCGAACAGGGCATCCCCGTAGGACCAGGCCGTGGATCCGCCGCCGGGTCGCTCGTAGCCTACTGCATGGAGATCACGGATATCGATCCGCTCCAGAACGAGCTGCTCTTCGAGCGCTTCCTCAACCCCGAACGTATCTCCATGCCCGATATCGATATCGACTTCTGCATGAATCGTCGCGGCGAGGTCATCGAGTACGTCAACCGCAAGTATGGTCGCGATCAGGTCGCGCAGATCATCACCTTCAACACCATGGCCGCGAAGGCCGCCATCAAAGACGTCGGCCGAGCACTCGACATGCCCTACGGCGAGGTCGACCGCATCGCCAAGATGATTCCGCCCACCATCGGTATCACCATCGACAGAGCGATGAAGGACTCCCCAACACTCAGCCAGGCCTACGATTCCGATCCGAAGATCAAAGAACTCATCGACGCAGCCCTTCGTCTCGAGGGCCTCGTGCGCGGAGCCGGCGTGCACGCCGCAGGCGTCGTCATCGCACCAAAGCCCCTCACCGAACTCGTCCCCGTCACCCGCGCCAAGGACGACTCCGTCGTCACCGCCTACGACATGAAGGCCGTCGAAAAAATGGGCCTGCTCAAGATGGACTTCCTCGGCCTCACGACCCTGACCGTTATCGACGATGCCCTGAAGCTCATCAAACAGACCACCGGCGAACTCATCGACATGGCCACCATCCCGCTCGACGACGTCGTCACCTACGAGAAGGTCTTCCATCGCGCCCTTACCTCCGGCGTCTTCCAGTTCGAGTCCGGCGGCATGCGCGACGTCCTCCGCCGCTACAAGCCCAACACCGTCGAAGACCTCACCGCCCTCAACGCCCTCTATCGTCCCGGCCCCATCCAGGGCGGCATGATCGACGAATTCATCGAGCGCAAATGGGGCCGTCGCGCTGTCGAATACGAACTCCCGGAGCTAGAACCGATCCTCTCCGAGACCCTCGGCGTCATGCTCTACCAAGAGCAGGTCATGCAGATATCGAACCGACTCGCCGGTTTCTCCCTCAGCCAAGCCGACATGCTCCGCCGCGCCATGGGCAAAAAAGATGCTGCCGAGATGGCCAAGCAGAAGATCAAATTCATGGAAGGGGCCGCAGAAAACAAGCACC
Protein-coding regions in this window:
- the dnaE gene encoding DNA polymerase III subunit alpha, with the translated sequence MAAEFTHLHLHTDYSLLDGACDVDKLAAHLSRIGQTAAAMTDHGNIFGAVHFFDAMQKKGIKPILGCELYLCKNDDHRAAPEGDKYNHFLVLAENEVGYRNLVRLTSEAALHGFYRKPRVSKDFLSKHTEGLIGFSGCLAGEVNQHLMAGKYDEAKRSAGMFQEMFGKGNFFLELQDHGLEPDKPVCDALFKMERELGIPLIATNDAHYVESDDSRAHEILLCVQTAGSMNDPKRFKFDTQEFYIKSAEEMLRTFAQTPEVCTRTMQFIDRCNLKMTKVDNPFPDFPVPEGETLVTYFEHVCREGLEKRLGTAVEHLRSRGLLKKTIPDYHARLDREMDCIKQMKFPGYFMIVWDFIRYAREQGIPVGPGRGSAAGSLVAYCMEITDIDPLQNELLFERFLNPERISMPDIDIDFCMNRRGEVIEYVNRKYGRDQVAQIITFNTMAAKAAIKDVGRALDMPYGEVDRIAKMIPPTIGITIDRAMKDSPTLSQAYDSDPKIKELIDAALRLEGLVRGAGVHAAGVVIAPKPLTELVPVTRAKDDSVVTAYDMKAVEKMGLLKMDFLGLTTLTVIDDALKLIKQTTGELIDMATIPLDDVVTYEKVFHRALTSGVFQFESGGMRDVLRRYKPNTVEDLTALNALYRPGPIQGGMIDEFIERKWGRRAVEYELPELEPILSETLGVMLYQEQVMQISNRLAGFSLSQADMLRRAMGKKDAAEMAKQKIKFMEGAAENKHPKTVAGNIFDLMAKFAEYGFNKSHSAAYALLAYHTAYLKTHYPVEFMAALLTSETSKPENVVKYISECREINIPVVPPNVQISDANFTPVRTDTGAAIGFGLAAIKNVGHNAIESIITARAALVAAGKPGFANLWEFCEKVDLRLLNKRVLESLIKAGAMDCFGGRAQVTAALDKAMERAQKAQRDEAAGQHGLFGIFDDGPVHSMHASEDALPTVPEWDEHTRLQNEKDVLGFFVSGHPMDKYREKLRNMKVVDTATACEMKPEPQTFRRGRNEEPQNEIQIAGVITGLKVAKSKRSGEMYAQASLEDTVGKIELIAFPQSYEKLAEKLKIPVPVLVRGTLRGEEDSAPKLAISSIQALEDVKIKLPESLRIKVPLHSSDAVLLDKLHALLIASPGNGKLLLDLEEPGEFCAVLEPHDVRVAADRLFIDNVEELVGQGGVRIMD